The following are from one region of the Bactrocera oleae isolate idBacOlea1 chromosome 6, idBacOlea1, whole genome shotgun sequence genome:
- the E(bx) gene encoding nucleosome-remodeling factor subunit NURF301 isoform X2: MSGRGSRKRGRPPKTPNERAGTKFNYQLLKKPKYLSKASDSQLSTPSASRASSPQESDGSRSYNRKSTSKSTRGRSRKSTSSTANVSRRGGYESEYHYGSDFGDSSEKSDIDDELLCSATDEESLDAANESESEFSVCSFTQNGVGRPPRPPSPEPIWLQDREYDPLELPESSEDLLMKNEFLLKALSIYEVLRRFRHLVRLSPFRFEDFCAALACDEQSALIAEIHIMLLKAILREEDVQGTHFGPLDQKDTVNISLYLIDGITWPEVLRCYVESDGIFSREVYNILSAGDYPLTGVADRIIVLQFLTNQFLTTNAVRDVMLQEGPIHYDDHCRICHRLGDLLCCETCPAVYHLECVDPPLNDVPTEDWQCNLCKSHKVTGVVDCVLPQEKQGVLIRQDILGLDRHGRKFWFIARRIFVEGQPDLDNGKIWYYSTESKLEHLLSVIDKDDLETGLYNQLTERKDEILRQMKLTESITKEHNKYQRLSYIDEENKKTWALIRGNEDDDVQMNESTTENKMMTRLKTSQNANEPNHFKLGMEHGFKNYVNQYTSNPIALNKPQRNEERDKRRHLSHKFSLTTASEFKWIGVTMGSLDSITQTLRQTLLNFEENVPLSFMIPNWRLIKWKWRRTVSDARRPTEFVIVLLLLQASFKSVIFANVWHEQLGHLTLCRITSAEREERKKLEKREKRERDDEEERNRLAFNYIKYSLGLKHQVWKQKGEEYRIHGQWGWMWLSTSRRCGGGVGVSKARRAPHRHGLAIPPVKVNVHFTKGDDVDEIVSVDPRTHKFILQCNAAVKKGADYYYLQKFKDVQIKELPDAGTEGGTIDVSKSLTMPGRLMYRKIARKSRLDDLLARRVELKQAEEELAVKIEKDGEDTQSATQSDDTKAEVKKVAKRTFLERRLMDIQYVQQKNLPNKDVNLDLINSLAKKIQTVRLQFSQLNRFAKQYRCYTKECNTNSNAVSQITQNTCYSPLCLQKARAKKELLLLLRKAHIAGNGSKETVAAILGAVKKPSILEQKLTEGKKDASLLLDEADDCRWLIDENPLDLVQDWEHARTVAVPYDDKLLRDCYKTKEEQSSSTNVVKEESMTTGGSSDGGMEFIDNIDVCSNVEIESSETTNDDSLAALASSSDGLGMDSTQAKKLKKQQKLRSNKSYSATKDALNQTYEKQATTSSVKQNRRFPTQSRIPKREDVTKYEKEYYPNGKERLYAADSPRGRIYLWRDQAMLKERKNIKSEDEKKPTPEPSKNAPIGSPYPLISQFLTHKLKMSILVLPPYELKKLARMGGKTSTNGFHHLAKNNSVWPYPCSRPLFKTCWSFRTSKATTLSAVALQLRILWCCLRWDDMIAKPPSADGKHQVTSETEIVTQELLKFRHMGRYGERTQYLRRKVVVPLEMPKTIREVTSIRSGLRKRKRAESPQPTEPQISEEWVEEDKLELWEIKLMGERHEKSKQTTMTRSFVLRQAAEQAGTSPSSSSASSAGGSNGSTTKVVITAKSSEEIKEKMEQQLNLQRAAHLQKKNPENTKVQAQVKGQIIGSRRVIVKNPDGTTRIIQQAITTPTQKVNSSGQTITQNSTGSSTSGQSSQSTTNSAPQQSKVQIIRGPDGKVSVRGLNPGQQLIQMPDGKLHVLTTTTSPGTGTQVTKKLPVKQVTPKNSPGVVKQITVKPVQKTVPVQSAQKSVVTSVSAQPKPVTPKAVAQVINQHVTVNPATTVQKVVTQTIPSASQGTTNATKITTNSQGIPQFIVQPGQKLLMGQNQQGQKVLITTGGQQLTQQPVVSNLQSIQQAQPQQQQQQQIIVNQSPTSANPTNNTSPQATQKVIQQIVNTSNVQQQIVIGGQRIILSPGQTIVTQRSVPQNQAVQVVQQQPQQQIVQSAATQSTHHQQVIVQTTNPQAGLTQVQQPQQQQQTRVVKQIVVQQQPQQQQTQQQQHTIQTTNNHIVESSTPTQQVVKIQQQPQQQQTTTTAAPQTTNQQLVVQNSTLAQQLAQGKLQVATINGQQVIIRPLGNNQAQIVAHIKTQSDGNAHIITNSTLETPQPSPEKSVPAVVHQQVQPKTQPQQQIIQRTTVTQQAQQQQQQTAFMSQESVQQQQSQQQTTATPTKTMSIEESLLQGQPPGTVIKCVTAQVIQTEQGPRIVLQGLVGNDFTQQQLALVQQQVKQQLLKAQESSGKQGVLGPTKIYLAVQPPNAVLNSQPPPLTPVHQSTHQQVSWNKYYN, from the exons ATGAGTGGACGTGGTAGTCGAAAACGGGGTAGGCCACCGAAGACGCCAAATGAGCGCGCTGGaactaaatttaattatcaGCTGTTGAAAAAGCCAAAATATTTGAGCAAGGCCAGTGATTCTCAGTTAAGTACTCCATCGGCTTCGCGTGCTTCTTCACCCCAGGAAAGTGATGGCAGTCGCAGCTATAACAGGAAATCTACCAGCAAAAGCACCAGAGGCAGATCTCGTAAATCGACAAGTAGTACGGCTAATGTAAGCCGGAGAGGAG GCTACGAATCGGAATATCACTATGGCTCTGATTTTGGGGATTCTAGCGAAAAGAGTGACATTGATGACGAATTACTCTGTTCTGCCACAGATGAAGAGAGCCTTGACGCAGCTAACGAAAGTGAATCCGAATTCTCTGTGTGTAGTTTTACTCAAAATGGTGTAGGTCGTCCACCACGACCACCAAGTCCTGAACCAATTTGGTTGCAGGATCGCGAATATGATCCGCTCGAATTGCCTGAATCTTCAGAAGATTTGCTaatgaaaaatgaatttttacttAAGGCTCTTAGTATATATGAAGTTTTACGAAGATTTCGCCATTTGGTGCGTTTGTCACCTTTCCGTTTTGAGGATTTCTGTGCAGCTTTAGCATGTGATGAGCAAAGCGCTCTTATCGCAGAAATACACATCATGTTATTAAAAGCAATTTTACGCGAAGAAGATGTACAGGGCACACACTTTGGGCCACTTGATCAAAAAGACACTGTCAATATAAGTCTATACCTTATTGATGGTATAACATGGCCCGAAGTACTACGTTGCTATGTAGAAAGTGACGGAATATTCAGCCGAGaagtatataacatattgaGTGCTGGTGATTATCCATTAACAGGTGTCGCCGATCGCATaatagttttacaatttttaactaATCAGTTTTTAACAACGAATGCTGTACGTGACGTAATGTTACAAGAGGGGCCAATACATTATGATGACCATTGCCGCATTTGCCATAGATTAGGTGATTTATTATGTTGCGAAACATGTCCTGCCGTTTATCATTTGGAGTGTGTGGATCCTCCACTGAACGACGTACCAACTGAAGATTGGCAGTGTAATTTGTGTAAGTCACATAAAGTAACTGGTGTAGTCGATTGTGTGTTGCCACAAGAAAAACAAGGTGTACTTATAAGGCAAGATATACTCGGCTTGGATAGACACGGCCGCAAATTTTGGTTTATTGCGAGGAGAATTTTCGTCGAGGGTCAACCCGATTTGGATAACGGCAAAATTTGGTACTACAGTACAGAGTCGAAATTGGAGCATCTACTAAGCGTAATCGACAAAGATGATTTGGAAACTGGATTATACAATCAATTGACAGAGCGTAAAGATGAAATTCTGCGTCAAATGAAACTAACCGAGTCCATTACAAAGGAGCACAACAAATATCAACGGCTTTCTTATATTGATGAGGAAAATAAGAAAACCTGGGCATTAATCCGTGGTAATGAAGACGACGACGTACAAATGAACGAGAGTACCACAGAGAATAAAATGATGACACGATTGAAAACAAGTCAAAATGCCAATGAACctaatcattttaaattgggtATGGAACATGGCTTTAAGAATTATGTAAATCAATACACATCAAATCCGATTGCATTGAATAAACCACAGCGCAATGAGGAACGTGACAAACGGCGCCATTTATCACATAAATTTTCACTGACCACAGCATCAGAGTTTAAATGGATTGGTGTTACTATGGGTAGTTTGGATAGTATTACACAAACATTGCGACAGACTTTATTAAATTTCGAGGAAAATGTACCTTTGTCATTTATGATACCAAATTGGAGACTCATAAAATGGAAGTGGCGTAGAACAGTATCAGATGCACGACGGCCTACAGAATTCGTAATAGTATTATTACTACTCCAAGCATCGTTTAAAAGTGTTATTTTTGCAAATGTTTGGCATGAGCAGCTTGGTCATCTTACATTATGTCGTATAACCTCGGCTGAACGTGAAGAACGCAAAAAACTGGAGAAACGTGAAAAACGTGAACGTGATGACGAAGAAGAGCGCAACCGACTTGCGTTCAACTATATCAAATACTCCTTAGGACTTAAGCATCAAGTGTGGAAGCAAAAAGGAGAAGAGTATCGCATACACGGCCAATGGGGTTGGATGTGGTTGTCAACGAGTCGTCGTTGTGGCGGTGGTGTTGGAGTTAGCAAAGCTCGTCGCGCTCCGCATCGTCATGGTTTGGCTATACCACCCGTTAAAGTAAATGTGCACTTCACAAAAGGTGACGATGTAGACGAAATCGTTAGTGTAGATCCGCgtacacataaattcattttGCAGTGCAATGCAGCAGTCAAGAAGGGTgcagattattattatttacaaaaattcaagGATGTGCAAATAAAAGAACTTCCTGATGCTGGCACAGAGGGTGGTACCATTGATGTTTCGAAATCACTTACAATGCCCGGCCGACTTATGTATCGCAAAATTGCTCGTAAGAGTAGGCTTGATGACTTGTTAGCACGACGCGTGGAGCTAAAGCAAGCTGAGGAAGAACTGGCCGTAAAAATTGAGAAAGACGGAGAGGATACACAATCAGCCACACAATCTGATGATACTAAAGCAGAGGTTAAGAAAGTGGCCAAGAGAACATTCCTAGAACGACGTTTGATGGATATCCAATATGTACAGCAAAAAAATTTGCCCAACAAAGATGTTAATCTGGATTTAATTAATTCCTTAGCGAAGAAAATTCAAACTGTGCGTTTACAATTCAGCCAATTGAATAGATTCGCTAAACAATATCGTTGTTACACCAAAGAGTGTAACACGAATTCCAATGCTGTCTCGCAAATTACGCAAAACACTTGCTATTCACCACTTTGCCTACAGAAAGCACGCGCTAAAAaggaattattgttgttgctgcgcaaAGCACACATTGCTGGTAATGGTTCCAAGGAAACAGTTGCCGCTATTTTGGGTGCCGTAAAGAAGCCTTCAATACTGGAACAAAAATTAACCGAAGGTAAAAAGGATGCCTCACTACTGCTAGATGAGGCAGACGATTGCCGTTGGTTAATCGATGAAAATCCATTGGATTTAGTACAAGATTGGGAGCATGCACGCACTGTAGCGGTGCCATATGATGATAAGCTTTTGCGTGATTGTTACAAAACTAAGGAAGAGCAAAGTTCCAGTACGAATGTCGTAAAGGAGGAAAGTATGACAACCGGTGGTTCAAGCGATGGCGGTATGGAATTCATTGATAATATCGATGTGTGCAGTAATGTTGAGATTGAGAGTTCGGAGACAACAAATGATGATTCATTAGCAGCTTTAGCATCCAGTAGCGATGGATTGGGTATGGATTCTACACAAGCTAAAAAATTGAAGAAGCAACAAAAGTTGCGTAGCAATAAATCGTACAGCGCTACCAAAGATGCGCTCAATCAAACATATGAGAAGCAAGCAACTACTTCAAGCGTTAAACAAAATCGCCGATTTCCCACACAATCACGCATACCGAAACGCGAAGATGTTACGAAATACGAAAAGGAATACTATCCGAACGGAAAGGAGCGCTTATATGCTGCCGATTCGCCACGTGGACGCATTTACTTGTGGCGCGATCAAGCGATGTTAAAGGAacgtaaaaacataaaatcagaAGACGAGAAAAAACCAACGCCGGAACCATCTAAAAATGCACCGATCGGTTCACCATATCCTTTAATATCGCAATTCTTAACACACAAACTTAAGATGAGCATACTAGTATTGCCGCCATACGAATTAAAGAAATTGGCGCGCATGGGTGGCAAGACCAGCACAAACGGTTTCCATCATTTGGCGAAGAATAATTCTGTGTGGCCATATCCATGTTCACGACCGCTTTTCAAAACTTGTTGGTCCTTCCGCACCAGCAAAGCGACAACTCTCTCTGCAGTTGCACTGCAATTGCGCATACTCTGGTGTTGTTTACGTTGGGACGACATGATTGCCAAGCCACCATCGGCTGATGGTAAACATCAAGTAACAAGTGAAACCGAGATTGTGACACAGGAGCTATTAAAGTTCCGACACATGGGACGCTATGGCGAGCGGACGCAGTATTTACGACGCAAAGTTGTTGTGCCACTCGAAATGCCGAAGACTATACGCG aGGTTACGTCAATCCGTTCTGGTCTGCGAAAACGGAAACGAGCCGAATCGCCACAGCCGACGGAACCACAAATAAGCGAGGAGTGGGTGGAAGAGGATAAACTAGAATTGTGGGAAATTAAACTGATGGGTGAGCGTCATGAGAAGAGCAAACAGACAACCATGACACGTTCTTTCGTCTTGCGACAAGCAGCCGAGCAAGCCGGTACATCGCCATCTTCCTCCTCTGCATCCAGTGCTGGTGGTTCTAATGGATCCACCACCAAAGTGGTAATAACCGCAAAGAGTAGTGAAGAAATCAAAGAGAAAATGGAACAGCAGTTGAATTTACAACGTGCTGCACATCTACAGAAGAAGAATCCAGAAAATACTAAAGTACAGGCGCAAG TGAAGGGTCAAATAATAGGCAGCCGTCGTGTTATCGTAAAGAATCCCGATGGTACAACACGCATAATACAGCAGGCAATTACAACGCCCACACAAAAGGTTAATAGTAGCGGTCAAACCATAACACAAAATTCAACTGGCTCTAGTACTAGTGGGCAATCGTCGCAATCCACCACCAATTCTGCACCACAACAGTCTAAAGTGCAAATCATACGCGGTCCCGATGGCAAAGTCAGCGTACGAGGCTTAAATCCCGGGCAACAGTTAATACAAATGCCTGACGGTAAACTGCACGTGCTGACGACAACAACATCACCAGGCACTGGCACACAGG TTACCAAAAAGCTACCAGTGAAACAGGTGACACCTAAAAATTCCCCAGGCGTAGTGAAGCAAATCACTGTTAAGCCTGTGCAAAAGACTGTTCCTGTTCAAAGCGCTCAAAAG TCTGTTGTGACATCTGTAAGTGCCCAACCCAAGCCAGTTACACCCAAGGCCGTTGCGCAGGTCATAAATCAACATGTCACTGTGAATCCGGCAACAACGGTGCAAAAGGTTGTTACCCAAACAATACCAAGTGCAAGCCAAGGCACCACAAACGCCACAAAAATCACTACAAATTCTCAAGGTATTCCACAATTTATTGTTCAGCCTGGTCAGAAGTTATTGATGGGACAAAATCAACAAGGCCAAAAGGTATTAATAACCACCGGCGGTCAACAGTTAACCCAACAGCCTGTTGTGTCCAATTTGCAAAGCATACAGCAGGCTCAaccacagcagcaacaacaacaacagattaTTGTTAACCAATCGCCCACATCAGCAAACCCGACCAATAACACCTCGCCACAAGCTACACAAAAGGTGATACAACAAATAGTGAATACCAGCaatgtgcaacaacaaattgtGATTGGTGGTCAGCGCATTATATTGAGTCCTGGCCAAACTATAGTCACTCAAAGATCAGTGCCACAAAATCAAGCTGTACAAGTTGTACAGCAGCAGCCACAGCAACAGATTGTGCAATCAGCTGCAACACAATCCACACATCATCAACAAGTTATAGTGCAAACCACCAATCCACAGGCTGGTCTGACGCAAGTGCAacagccgcagcagcagcaacaaacgCGAGTTGTTAAACAAATTGTGGTGCAgcagcaaccacaacaacaacaaacacagcagcagcaacatacaatacaaacaacaaataatcaTATAGTCGAGTCGAGCACACCGACCCAACAAGTTGTAAAGATCCAACAGCAAccacagcagcaacaaacaacaactacGGCAGCACCGCAAACCACAAATCAACAACTCGTCGTACAAAATTCCACCTTAGCACAACAATTGGCACAAGGCAAATTACAGGTGGCCACCATAAATGGTCAACAAGTCATCATACGACCGTTGGGTAATAATCAAGCGCAAATTGTCGCACATATTAAGACGCAAAGCGATGGTAATGCACACATCATAACGAATAGTACTTTGGAGACGCCACAACCGTCGCCCGAAAAATCAGTTCCAGCTGTTGTGCATCAACAGGTGCAACCGAAAACACAACCACAACAGCAAATAATACAGCGAACTACGGTCACACAGCAagcgcaacagcaacagcaacaaacagcCTTTATGAGTCAAGAAAGTGTGCAACAGCAACAGTCGCAACAACAGACCACGGCTACACCAACCAAGACCATGTCAATTGAGGAGAGTCTGCTGCAAGGTCAACCGCCGGGCACAGTGATCAAGTGTGTCACCGCGCAGGTCATACAAACCGAGCAAGGACCACGCATTGTGCTGCAGGGCTTGGTTGGCAATGATTTCACACAACAACAGTTGGCGCTTGTACAACAACAAGTGAAGCAACAGCTCTTGAAAG cGCAAGAATCCAGTGGAAAACAGGGCGTCTTAGGACCAACGAAAATTTACTTAGCAGTCCAACCACCTAACGCGGTTCTGAATTCACAACCGCCACCACTAACACCAGTACATCAATCTACACATCAACAA GTTTCCTGGAATAAGTACTACAACTGA